A region of Streptomyces cinnamoneus DNA encodes the following proteins:
- a CDS encoding MBL fold metallo-hydrolase yields MTGSRPISSPLDALRPAAFGADPSGERMARIRRSPNFADGAFVNPEGTRRTPSGSMLTYLPTYFRKEERVRRAPAHAVPVHPTTVADLAVPAASGLRLTWMGHSSVLAEIDGGRVLFDPVWSERCSPFAFAGPRRLHPVPVPLAETGRLDAVVISHDHYDHLDMPTVRALARTGTAFVVPLGVGAHLEHWGVPADRVTELDWHESTEIAGLTLTATPARHFCGRALRNTQHTLWASWVVAGPRHRVFHSGDTGYFPGFAAIGEQYGPFDATMIQIGAYSEFWPDIHMTPDEGMRAHVDLQGGRPGEGVMLPIHWGTFNLAPHSWEEPAEGTVAAARRMGARIAAPRPGQPFEPETGLPLELWWRPVAVSPEGGWEPVEHVPTAGATAGGAGDGADDVVLQA; encoded by the coding sequence GTGACCGGCTCCCGCCCGATCAGCTCACCGCTCGACGCCCTGCGCCCGGCCGCGTTCGGCGCGGACCCGTCGGGGGAGCGGATGGCGCGCATCAGACGGTCGCCGAACTTCGCGGACGGGGCCTTCGTCAATCCCGAGGGCACCCGGCGGACGCCCTCGGGGTCGATGCTGACGTACCTTCCCACGTACTTCCGCAAGGAGGAGCGCGTCCGGCGGGCCCCCGCGCACGCCGTGCCCGTCCACCCCACCACCGTCGCCGACCTGGCCGTGCCTGCGGCCTCGGGGCTGCGGCTCACCTGGATGGGCCACTCCAGCGTCCTGGCCGAGATCGACGGCGGCCGGGTGCTCTTCGACCCGGTGTGGTCCGAGCGCTGTTCGCCCTTCGCCTTCGCGGGCCCCCGGCGGCTGCACCCGGTGCCCGTGCCGCTCGCCGAGACCGGCCGGCTCGACGCCGTCGTCATCTCGCACGACCACTACGACCACCTCGACATGCCGACCGTACGGGCCCTGGCCCGCACCGGCACGGCCTTCGTCGTCCCGCTGGGCGTCGGCGCCCATCTCGAGCACTGGGGCGTGCCGGCGGACCGCGTGACCGAGCTCGACTGGCACGAGTCGACCGAGATCGCCGGCCTCACCCTCACCGCCACCCCCGCCCGGCACTTCTGTGGCCGGGCGCTGCGCAACACCCAGCACACCCTGTGGGCCTCCTGGGTGGTCGCGGGTCCGCGCCACCGTGTCTTCCACAGCGGTGACACCGGCTACTTCCCCGGCTTCGCCGCCATCGGTGAGCAATACGGGCCGTTCGACGCCACGATGATCCAGATCGGCGCCTACTCCGAGTTCTGGCCTGACATCCACATGACGCCCGACGAGGGCATGCGGGCCCACGTCGACCTCCAGGGCGGCCGTCCCGGTGAGGGCGTCATGCTGCCGATCCACTGGGGCACCTTCAACCTCGCCCCGCACTCCTGGGAGGAGCCCGCCGAGGGCACGGTCGCGGCAGCCCGGCGCATGGGCGCGCGCATCGCCGCGCCGCGCCCCGGCCAGCCGTTCGAGCCGGAGACGGGGCTGCCGCTGGAGCTGTGGTGGCGTCCGGTCGCGGTGTCTCCGGAAGGCGGCTGGGAGCCGGTGGAGCACGTTCCGACGGCCGGCGCCACGGCGGGTGGTGCGGGAGACGGCGCGGACGACGTCGTCCTTCAGGCATGA
- a CDS encoding carboxymuconolactone decarboxylase family protein, protein MARIPLDPPRTLLNRITAWYSKRTYGKVIDPLLALAHHPKVLMTDARFEKSVARWNKLDSGLKELAVMASASTIGCSWCMDFGYWLSHNQGMAQDKLRDVPRWRESDAYTPLERDVMEYAEAMSLTPPAVEDDLAERLRRRLGNEAFVELTAMVAVENLRSRINSALGLTSQGFKDSCDVPARPAV, encoded by the coding sequence ATGGCCCGCATCCCGCTCGACCCGCCCCGCACCCTGCTGAACCGGATCACCGCCTGGTACAGCAAGCGCACCTACGGCAAGGTCATCGATCCGCTCCTGGCGCTGGCCCACCACCCGAAGGTGCTGATGACCGACGCCCGCTTCGAGAAGTCGGTGGCGCGCTGGAACAAGCTCGACTCCGGCCTCAAGGAACTCGCCGTGATGGCGTCGGCCTCGACCATCGGCTGCTCGTGGTGCATGGACTTCGGCTACTGGCTCAGCCACAACCAGGGCATGGCGCAGGACAAGCTGCGCGACGTGCCCCGGTGGCGGGAGAGCGACGCCTACACCCCGCTGGAGCGGGACGTCATGGAGTACGCCGAGGCGATGAGCCTCACCCCGCCGGCCGTCGAGGACGACCTGGCGGAGCGGCTGCGCCGGCGGCTCGGCAACGAGGCGTTCGTCGAGCTGACCGCGATGGTGGCGGTGGAGAACCTCCGCTCGCGCATCAACTCGGCGCTGGGGCTGACCAGCCAGGGCTTCAAGGACTCCTGCGACGTCCCGGCGCGGCCCGCGGTCTGA
- a CDS encoding DUF397 domain-containing protein, with translation MDLEHVYNGMPATDLGTEGWSKPWSGGNGGSCVEVMRLCDGRVALRQSTDPGGPALIYTRHEMETFIRGAKAGEADFLLAGPRAGE, from the coding sequence ATGGATCTGGAGCACGTCTACAACGGCATGCCCGCGACCGACCTCGGTACCGAAGGCTGGAGCAAGCCGTGGAGCGGCGGCAACGGCGGAAGCTGCGTCGAGGTGATGCGGCTGTGCGACGGCCGGGTGGCCCTGCGCCAGTCGACCGACCCCGGCGGCCCCGCACTGATCTACACGCGTCACGAGATGGAGACCTTCATCCGGGGCGCCAAGGCCGGCGAGGCCGACTTCCTGCTGGCCGGGCCGCGCGCCGGCGAATAG
- a CDS encoding SAM-dependent methyltransferase, whose amino-acid sequence MGVPGPGIDEVGFPVEDIDTSRPHPARMYDYYLDGWDNYEVDRAAAERVIEVHPQVRLSARANRAFLRRAVREAVGSGIRQILDIGTGIPTSPNTHEVAREVSPDVRVAYVDNDPIVATHAGARLTDEGGTGFALGDVRSPGAILRDPVVRGLIDFDEPVALLLVAVMHFVKDEEDPAGIVATLGDALPAGSWLVLSHATEEPYEAYEGGRTDYAARDGVVNVYKNATAPLNLRRRAAIEPLFGDFRLLEPGLVRVPLWRPDGPVPGAEELNNTVFYGGVGRKG is encoded by the coding sequence ATGGGAGTACCGGGACCGGGCATCGACGAGGTGGGCTTCCCGGTCGAGGACATCGACACCAGCAGACCGCATCCGGCCCGGATGTACGACTACTACCTCGACGGCTGGGACAACTACGAGGTCGACCGGGCCGCGGCCGAGCGCGTCATCGAGGTACACCCGCAGGTGCGCCTCTCCGCCCGGGCCAACCGCGCGTTCCTGCGGCGCGCCGTCCGCGAGGCCGTCGGCTCGGGCATCCGCCAGATCCTCGACATCGGCACCGGCATCCCCACCTCGCCCAACACCCACGAGGTGGCGAGAGAGGTCTCCCCGGACGTCCGGGTCGCCTACGTCGACAACGACCCCATCGTGGCCACCCACGCCGGGGCGAGACTCACCGACGAGGGCGGCACGGGATTCGCCCTCGGGGACGTCCGGTCCCCCGGGGCGATCCTGCGGGATCCCGTCGTCCGCGGGCTGATCGACTTCGATGAGCCGGTGGCGCTGCTGCTCGTCGCGGTCATGCACTTCGTCAAGGACGAGGAGGACCCGGCCGGCATCGTCGCCACCCTCGGTGACGCCCTGCCCGCCGGCAGCTGGCTCGTGCTCTCCCACGCCACCGAGGAGCCCTACGAGGCATACGAGGGCGGACGCACCGACTACGCCGCCCGGGACGGCGTGGTGAACGTCTACAAGAACGCCACCGCCCCGCTCAACCTGCGCCGCCGCGCCGCGATCGAGCCCCTCTTCGGAGACTTCCGGCTCCTGGAGCCCGGCCTCGTCCGGGTGCCGCTGTGGCGCCCGGACGGTCCGGTGCCGGGGGCCGAGGAGCTCAACAACACCGTCTTCTACGGAGGAGTGGGCCGCAAGGGCTGA
- a CDS encoding helix-turn-helix domain-containing protein has protein sequence MADARPAGAPTVLRVVLGKRLQDLREKAGLSYEEAGRALDVTHATVRRMEKAEVGLKIPYVEKLLRVYGVLDAEEVEGFLALAREANRPGWWHRFRDVLPEWFSAFVSLEGEANLIRAYEPHYVPGLLQTEDYARAVLRAGMPHAPEADVERAVAVRRQRQALLTRDRAPLLWVVMDETVLRRPIGGPEVMRAQLDRLVEATDLPHVRLQLMPFAAGPHPAMYGPFHIFRFPIRELPDIAYAENLVGASYFDQRDDVSAFLEALDRMCAQAAPAHTTKAILGGIRKEI, from the coding sequence GTGGCGGACGCGCGGCCGGCGGGCGCTCCGACGGTCCTGAGGGTCGTGCTCGGCAAGCGGCTCCAGGACCTGCGGGAGAAGGCCGGGCTCTCCTACGAGGAGGCGGGCCGCGCCCTGGACGTCACGCACGCCACCGTCCGGAGGATGGAGAAGGCCGAGGTCGGGCTGAAGATCCCGTACGTCGAGAAGCTCCTCCGCGTCTACGGCGTGCTCGACGCCGAGGAGGTCGAGGGCTTCCTCGCCCTCGCCCGCGAGGCCAACCGCCCCGGCTGGTGGCACCGCTTCCGCGACGTGCTGCCCGAGTGGTTCAGCGCCTTCGTGAGCCTGGAGGGAGAAGCCAATCTCATCCGCGCCTACGAACCGCACTACGTCCCCGGCCTGTTGCAGACCGAGGACTACGCCCGGGCCGTGCTCCGCGCCGGCATGCCGCACGCCCCGGAGGCCGACGTCGAGCGTGCCGTCGCGGTCCGCCGGCAGCGCCAGGCCCTGCTCACCCGGGACCGGGCGCCGCTGCTGTGGGTGGTGATGGACGAGACCGTCCTGCGCCGGCCCATCGGCGGCCCGGAGGTCATGCGGGCCCAGCTCGACCGGCTCGTCGAGGCCACCGACCTGCCCCACGTACGCCTGCAGTTGATGCCGTTCGCCGCCGGACCGCATCCGGCGATGTACGGCCCCTTCCACATCTTCCGGTTCCCGATCCGGGAACTGCCGGACATCGCCTACGCCGAGAACCTCGTCGGCGCCTCGTACTTCGACCAGCGCGACGACGTGTCGGCCTTCCTCGAGGCGCTGGACCGCATGTGCGCGCAGGCCGCGCCGGCACACACCACCAAGGCAATCCTGGGTGGCATTCGTAAGGAGATCTGA
- a CDS encoding alpha-ketoglutarate-dependent dioxygenase AlkB family protein, with product MDGELFPRPSAEVAPGAVHVPGWLGPADQRRLLAACRRWAAPPAGLRTVRMPSGGEMSVRTVCLGWHWFPYGYARTVVDGDGAPVKPFPAWLGELARDAVARAYGREAGPEPYDIALVNFYDARGKAKMGLHRDGDEKSLAPVVSLSLGDTCVFRFGHPGGRTRPWTDVELRSGDLFVFGGPSRLAYHGVPRTLPGTAPPALGLDGRLNVTLRVSGL from the coding sequence ATGGACGGTGAGCTCTTCCCGAGGCCTTCGGCCGAGGTCGCCCCGGGAGCCGTGCACGTCCCCGGCTGGCTCGGCCCGGCCGACCAGCGGCGCCTGCTGGCCGCCTGCCGGCGCTGGGCCGCGCCGCCCGCCGGCCTGCGGACGGTCCGGATGCCGAGCGGCGGGGAGATGTCGGTCCGCACGGTCTGCCTCGGCTGGCACTGGTTCCCCTACGGCTACGCCCGTACCGTCGTCGACGGCGACGGGGCGCCCGTCAAGCCGTTCCCGGCGTGGCTGGGCGAGCTGGCCCGGGACGCGGTGGCCCGGGCGTACGGGCGCGAGGCCGGCCCGGAGCCGTACGACATCGCCCTCGTCAACTTCTACGACGCCCGGGGAAAGGCGAAGATGGGCCTGCACCGCGACGGCGACGAGAAGTCCCTCGCGCCGGTCGTCTCGCTCAGCCTCGGTGACACCTGCGTCTTCCGCTTCGGGCACCCGGGCGGGCGCACCCGCCCCTGGACGGACGTGGAGCTGCGCAGCGGTGACCTCTTCGTCTTCGGCGGCCCCTCCCGGCTCGCCTACCACGGCGTTCCCCGCACCCTCCCCGGCACCGCGCCGCCCGCGCTGGGCCTCGACGGCAGACTGAACGTCACCCTCCGGGTGAGCGGGCTGTAG
- a CDS encoding chitosanase has translation MPTRHTTGAATHVAARSTKKTTRVALLGMALALPASLAITGVGQAVPAGAAPLAAAARIQGAGLDDPHEKDIAMQLVSSAENSSLDWRKQFTYIEPYDDGRGYTGGIIGFTSRTGDMLELVERYTKAKPGNPLATYLPALRKVNGTDSHAGLGKPFEAAWHKAAEDKAFQDAQEAERDRVYFNPSVGLAKKDGLRTLGQFVYYDAIVMHGPGDDGDSFGGIRKAALAKAKSPAQGGDEKTYLNAFLDARKKVMKKEEAHSDTSRVDTEQRVFLNDGNFDLRPPLKWKVYGDSYRIDK, from the coding sequence ATGCCCACTCGCCACACGACGGGCGCCGCGACTCATGTCGCCGCTCGTTCCACGAAGAAGACCACACGCGTCGCCCTCCTGGGCATGGCCCTGGCCCTCCCCGCCTCCCTCGCGATCACCGGCGTCGGACAGGCGGTTCCGGCCGGGGCCGCCCCGCTCGCGGCGGCCGCCCGTATACAGGGCGCGGGCCTGGACGACCCGCACGAGAAGGACATCGCCATGCAGCTGGTGTCCAGCGCGGAGAACTCCTCGCTCGACTGGCGCAAGCAGTTCACCTACATCGAGCCATACGACGACGGCCGCGGCTACACCGGCGGCATCATCGGCTTCACCTCTCGCACCGGCGACATGCTCGAACTCGTCGAGCGCTACACGAAGGCCAAGCCGGGCAACCCGCTGGCCACGTACCTCCCCGCCCTGCGCAAGGTCAACGGCACCGACTCCCACGCCGGCCTCGGCAAGCCCTTCGAGGCGGCCTGGCACAAGGCCGCCGAGGACAAGGCGTTCCAGGACGCGCAGGAGGCCGAGCGCGACCGCGTGTACTTCAACCCCTCCGTCGGTCTGGCCAAGAAGGACGGCCTGCGCACGCTCGGCCAGTTCGTCTACTACGACGCGATCGTCATGCACGGCCCCGGCGACGACGGCGACAGCTTCGGCGGCATCCGCAAGGCCGCCCTGGCGAAGGCCAAGTCCCCTGCCCAGGGCGGCGACGAGAAGACCTACCTCAACGCCTTCCTCGACGCCCGCAAGAAGGTCATGAAGAAGGAGGAGGCGCACAGCGACACCAGCCGGGTCGACACCGAGCAGCGCGTCTTCCTCAACGACGGCAACTTCGACCTCCGGCCGCCGCTGAAGTGGAAGGTCTACGGCGACTCCTACCGCATCGACAAGTGA